In one Melaminivora jejuensis genomic region, the following are encoded:
- a CDS encoding DUF2478 domain-containing protein, which yields MAPTASDLAAIVCASDLADSDAVDALVLGFCQGLQRAGWRVGGLVQRRLPAPGGGKPLLELQDVRTGQLWPISQRLGTLSRACSLDTCALAQASGVLRQALADGVQLAVTNRFGELEAAGGGFAAELAALAGAGIPVLTVTGRKHVQAWRCFTGGLGAELPAQPAALHAWFTQAAGRGVPA from the coding sequence ATGGCTCCTACCGCTTCTGATCTGGCAGCCATCGTCTGCGCCAGCGATCTGGCCGACAGCGATGCGGTCGATGCGCTGGTGCTGGGTTTTTGCCAGGGTCTGCAGCGCGCTGGCTGGCGCGTGGGCGGTCTGGTGCAGCGGCGCCTGCCGGCTCCGGGCGGCGGCAAGCCGCTGCTGGAGCTGCAAGATGTGCGCACAGGCCAGCTCTGGCCCATCTCGCAAAGGCTGGGGACCCTCTCGCGTGCCTGCAGCCTGGACACTTGTGCCCTCGCCCAGGCCAGCGGCGTGCTGCGCCAGGCGCTGGCCGATGGGGTGCAGTTGGCGGTGACCAATCGCTTCGGCGAGCTGGAGGCCGCAGGCGGCGGCTTTGCCGCCGAGCTTGCGGCTCTGGCGGGTGCGGGCATTCCCGTGCTGACGGTGACCGGTCGCAAGCATGTCCAGGCCTGGCGCTGCTTCACGGGCGGCCTGGGCGCTGAATTGCCGGCGCAGCCGGCAGCTCTGCACGCCTGGTTCACGCAGGCTGCGGGGCGCGGGGTGCCTGCATGA